Proteins from one Podarcis raffonei isolate rPodRaf1 chromosome 1, rPodRaf1.pri, whole genome shotgun sequence genomic window:
- the ATG13 gene encoding autophagy-related protein 13 isoform X4 gives MDTDLSSQDRKDLDKFIKFFALKTVQVIVQARLGEKICTRSSSSPTGSDWFNLAIKDIPEVTHEAKKALAGQLPAVGRSMCVEISLKTSEGDSMELEIWCLEMNEKCDKEIKVSYTVYNRLSLLLKSLLAITRVTPAYRLSRKQGHEYVILYRIYFGEVQLSGLGEGFQTVRVGTVGTPLGTITLSCAYRINLAFMSTRTAGEENAYPSVEDSQEACTTSFSTSPPSQCVFTVTKAHFQTPPPVVTDTLKGPLMGLTFSHQLSSSRLSYQPTALGVGSADLAYPVVFAGGLSAAHPHQLMVPGKDGGVPLIPSQPVHGTQADHERMATCTPLDGGHYSAVTPASSEDTETVSNSSEGKSGSPHDLWETIFVRKVGAFVNKPINQVTMASLDIPFAMFAPKNIEPEDNDPMVNPPDSPEIESPLQGSLHSVGSSGSSNGNIHDDFVMVDFKPAFSKDDILPIDLGTFYREFQNPPQLSSLSIDIGAQSMAEDLDSLPDKLAVHEKNVKEFDAFVETLQ, from the exons ATGGACACTGATCTCAGCTCCCAGGACAGGAAGGACCTGGACAAGTTCATCAAATTTTTTGCCCTGAAG ACTGTACAAGTGATTGTCCAGGCCCGACTTGGTGAAAAAATCTGTACTCGATCATCATCCTCGCCAACAGGCTCTGACTGG TTCAACTTGGCAATCAAAGATATCCCAGAAGTTACCCATGAAGCAAAAAAAGCCTTGGCAGGACAGCTGCCTGCTGTTGGGCGATCAATGTGTGTGGAAATCtctctcaaaacctctgag GGGGATTCCATGGAGTTGGAAATTTGGTGTTTGGAAATGAATGAAAA GTGTGATAAAGAAATCAAAGTTTCCTACACTGTGTACAACAGACTGTCTCTATTACTGAAGTCTTTACTTGCTATAACAAGGGTGACTCCTGCCTACAGACTCTCTAGGAAACAAGGTCATGAATATGTAATATTGTACAG gaTATACTTCGGAGAAGTTCAGCTGAGTGGCTTGGGAGAAG gATTTCAGACCGTCCGTGTTGGGACAGTGGGTACTCCATTAGGCACCATCACTTTGTCCTGTGCCTACAGAATCAACCTAGCTTTCATGTCTACCAG AACAGCTGGTGAGGAAAATGCATACCCATCAGTGGAAGATTCTCAAGAAGCCTGcaccacctctttttctactTCTCCACCATCACAG TGTGTATTTACTGTCACTAAAGCACATTTTCAGACCCCTCCTCCTGTCGTGACGGATACATTGAAGGGCCCTTTGATGGGGCTGACCTTTTCACATCAA CTCTCCAGCTCTCGTCTTTCTTATCAGCCTACAGCCCTGGGAGTTGGATCAGCTGACCTGGCCTACCCAGTAGTCTTTGCTGGCGGCTTGAGTGCTGCACATCCTCACCAG TTGATGGTTCCAGGGAAGGATGGAGGAGTGCCCTTGATTCCTAGCCAACCAGTTCATGGCACTCAGGCTGATCATGAGAGAATGGCCACATGCACCCCTTTGGATGGGGGTCACTACTCTGCAGTTACTCCAGCTAGCAG tGAGGACACAGAAACTGTATCTAACAGCAGTGAAGGAAAGAGTGGGTCCCCACATGATCTCTGGGAGACAATATTTGTGCGGAAGGTGGGAGCCTTTGTCAATAAACCTATCAACCAG GTGACCATGGCCAGTTTAGACATTCCTTTTGCTATGTTTGCTCCCAAGAACATTGAGCCAGAAGATAATGACCCCATG GTGAATCCTCCTGACTCTCCAGAAATAGAGTCTCCCCTCCAGGGCAGCCTACACTCTGTGGGctccagtggcagcagcaatggGAACATCCATGACGATTTTGTTATGGTTGATTTT AAACCAGCATTTTCTAAGGATGACATTCTCCCAATAGACCTTGGAACATTCTACCGTGAATTTCAGAATCCTCCTCAGCTCAGCAGCCTCTCCATTGACATTGGGGCTCAGTCCATGGCAGAAGATCTG GATTCTCTACCAGATAAACTGGCTGTCCATGAGAAAAATGTCAAAGAATTTGATGCCTTTGTAGAGACCTTACAGTAA
- the ATG13 gene encoding autophagy-related protein 13 isoform X7, translating to MDTDLSSQDRKDLDKFIKFFALKTVQVIVQARLGEKICTRSSSSPTGSDWFNLAIKDIPEVTHEAKKALAGQLPAVGRSMCVEISLKTSEGDSMELEIWCLEMNEKCDKEIKVSYTVYNRLSLLLKSLLAITRVTPAYRLSRKQGHEYVILYRIYFGEVQLSGLGEGFQTVRVGTVGTPLGTITLSCAYRINLAFMSTRTAGEENAYPSVEDSQEACTTSFSTSPPSQLSSSRLSYQPTALGVGSADLAYPVVFAGGLSAAHPHQLMVPGKDGGVPLIPSQPVHGTQADHERMATCTPLDGGHYSAVTPASSEDTETVSNSSEGKSGSPHDLWETIFVRKVGAFVNKPINQVTMASLDIPFAMFAPKNIEPEDNDPMVNPPDSPEIESPLQGSLHSVGSSGSSNGNIHDDFVMVDFKPAFSKDDILPIDLGTFYREFQNPPQLSSLSIDIGAQSMAEDLDSLPDKLAVHEKNVKEFDAFVETLQ from the exons ATGGACACTGATCTCAGCTCCCAGGACAGGAAGGACCTGGACAAGTTCATCAAATTTTTTGCCCTGAAG ACTGTACAAGTGATTGTCCAGGCCCGACTTGGTGAAAAAATCTGTACTCGATCATCATCCTCGCCAACAGGCTCTGACTGG TTCAACTTGGCAATCAAAGATATCCCAGAAGTTACCCATGAAGCAAAAAAAGCCTTGGCAGGACAGCTGCCTGCTGTTGGGCGATCAATGTGTGTGGAAATCtctctcaaaacctctgag GGGGATTCCATGGAGTTGGAAATTTGGTGTTTGGAAATGAATGAAAA GTGTGATAAAGAAATCAAAGTTTCCTACACTGTGTACAACAGACTGTCTCTATTACTGAAGTCTTTACTTGCTATAACAAGGGTGACTCCTGCCTACAGACTCTCTAGGAAACAAGGTCATGAATATGTAATATTGTACAG gaTATACTTCGGAGAAGTTCAGCTGAGTGGCTTGGGAGAAG gATTTCAGACCGTCCGTGTTGGGACAGTGGGTACTCCATTAGGCACCATCACTTTGTCCTGTGCCTACAGAATCAACCTAGCTTTCATGTCTACCAG AACAGCTGGTGAGGAAAATGCATACCCATCAGTGGAAGATTCTCAAGAAGCCTGcaccacctctttttctactTCTCCACCATCACAG CTCTCCAGCTCTCGTCTTTCTTATCAGCCTACAGCCCTGGGAGTTGGATCAGCTGACCTGGCCTACCCAGTAGTCTTTGCTGGCGGCTTGAGTGCTGCACATCCTCACCAG TTGATGGTTCCAGGGAAGGATGGAGGAGTGCCCTTGATTCCTAGCCAACCAGTTCATGGCACTCAGGCTGATCATGAGAGAATGGCCACATGCACCCCTTTGGATGGGGGTCACTACTCTGCAGTTACTCCAGCTAGCAG tGAGGACACAGAAACTGTATCTAACAGCAGTGAAGGAAAGAGTGGGTCCCCACATGATCTCTGGGAGACAATATTTGTGCGGAAGGTGGGAGCCTTTGTCAATAAACCTATCAACCAG GTGACCATGGCCAGTTTAGACATTCCTTTTGCTATGTTTGCTCCCAAGAACATTGAGCCAGAAGATAATGACCCCATG GTGAATCCTCCTGACTCTCCAGAAATAGAGTCTCCCCTCCAGGGCAGCCTACACTCTGTGGGctccagtggcagcagcaatggGAACATCCATGACGATTTTGTTATGGTTGATTTT AAACCAGCATTTTCTAAGGATGACATTCTCCCAATAGACCTTGGAACATTCTACCGTGAATTTCAGAATCCTCCTCAGCTCAGCAGCCTCTCCATTGACATTGGGGCTCAGTCCATGGCAGAAGATCTG GATTCTCTACCAGATAAACTGGCTGTCCATGAGAAAAATGTCAAAGAATTTGATGCCTTTGTAGAGACCTTACAGTAA
- the ATG13 gene encoding autophagy-related protein 13 isoform X1, giving the protein MDTDLSSQDRKDLDKFIKFFALKTVQVIVQARLGEKICTRSSSSPTGSDWFNLAIKDIPEVTHEAKKALAGQLPAVGRSMCVEISLKTSEGDSMELEIWCLEMNEKCDKEIKVSYTVYNRLSLLLKSLLAITRVTPAYRLSRKQGHEYVILYRIYFGEVQLSGLGEGFQTVRVGTVGTPLGTITLSCAYRINLAFMSTRQFERTPPIMGIIIDHFVDRPYPSSSPMHPCNYRTAGEENAYPSVEDSQEACTTSFSTSPPSQCVFTVTKAHFQTPPPVVTDTLKGPLMGLTFSHQLSSSRLSYQPTALGVGSADLAYPVVFAGGLSAAHPHQLMVPGKDGGVPLIPSQPVHGTQADHERMATCTPLDGGHYSAVTPASSEDTETVSNSSEGKSGSPHDLWETIFVRKVGAFVNKPINQVTMASLDIPFAMFAPKNIEPEDNDPMVNPPDSPEIESPLQGSLHSVGSSGSSNGNIHDDFVMVDFKPAFSKDDILPIDLGTFYREFQNPPQLSSLSIDIGAQSMAEDLDSLPDKLAVHEKNVKEFDAFVETLQ; this is encoded by the exons ATGGACACTGATCTCAGCTCCCAGGACAGGAAGGACCTGGACAAGTTCATCAAATTTTTTGCCCTGAAG ACTGTACAAGTGATTGTCCAGGCCCGACTTGGTGAAAAAATCTGTACTCGATCATCATCCTCGCCAACAGGCTCTGACTGG TTCAACTTGGCAATCAAAGATATCCCAGAAGTTACCCATGAAGCAAAAAAAGCCTTGGCAGGACAGCTGCCTGCTGTTGGGCGATCAATGTGTGTGGAAATCtctctcaaaacctctgag GGGGATTCCATGGAGTTGGAAATTTGGTGTTTGGAAATGAATGAAAA GTGTGATAAAGAAATCAAAGTTTCCTACACTGTGTACAACAGACTGTCTCTATTACTGAAGTCTTTACTTGCTATAACAAGGGTGACTCCTGCCTACAGACTCTCTAGGAAACAAGGTCATGAATATGTAATATTGTACAG gaTATACTTCGGAGAAGTTCAGCTGAGTGGCTTGGGAGAAG gATTTCAGACCGTCCGTGTTGGGACAGTGGGTACTCCATTAGGCACCATCACTTTGTCCTGTGCCTACAGAATCAACCTAGCTTTCATGTCTACCAG gcagtttgAGAGGACCCCACCTATCATGGGGATTATCATTGATCACTTTGTGGACCGTCCCTACCCCAGCTCCTCACCCATGCATCCCTGCAATTACAG AACAGCTGGTGAGGAAAATGCATACCCATCAGTGGAAGATTCTCAAGAAGCCTGcaccacctctttttctactTCTCCACCATCACAG TGTGTATTTACTGTCACTAAAGCACATTTTCAGACCCCTCCTCCTGTCGTGACGGATACATTGAAGGGCCCTTTGATGGGGCTGACCTTTTCACATCAA CTCTCCAGCTCTCGTCTTTCTTATCAGCCTACAGCCCTGGGAGTTGGATCAGCTGACCTGGCCTACCCAGTAGTCTTTGCTGGCGGCTTGAGTGCTGCACATCCTCACCAG TTGATGGTTCCAGGGAAGGATGGAGGAGTGCCCTTGATTCCTAGCCAACCAGTTCATGGCACTCAGGCTGATCATGAGAGAATGGCCACATGCACCCCTTTGGATGGGGGTCACTACTCTGCAGTTACTCCAGCTAGCAG tGAGGACACAGAAACTGTATCTAACAGCAGTGAAGGAAAGAGTGGGTCCCCACATGATCTCTGGGAGACAATATTTGTGCGGAAGGTGGGAGCCTTTGTCAATAAACCTATCAACCAG GTGACCATGGCCAGTTTAGACATTCCTTTTGCTATGTTTGCTCCCAAGAACATTGAGCCAGAAGATAATGACCCCATG GTGAATCCTCCTGACTCTCCAGAAATAGAGTCTCCCCTCCAGGGCAGCCTACACTCTGTGGGctccagtggcagcagcaatggGAACATCCATGACGATTTTGTTATGGTTGATTTT AAACCAGCATTTTCTAAGGATGACATTCTCCCAATAGACCTTGGAACATTCTACCGTGAATTTCAGAATCCTCCTCAGCTCAGCAGCCTCTCCATTGACATTGGGGCTCAGTCCATGGCAGAAGATCTG GATTCTCTACCAGATAAACTGGCTGTCCATGAGAAAAATGTCAAAGAATTTGATGCCTTTGTAGAGACCTTACAGTAA
- the ATG13 gene encoding autophagy-related protein 13 isoform X2 gives MDTDLSSQDRKDLDKFIKFFALKTVQVIVQARLGEKICTRSSSSPTGSDWFNLAIKDIPEVTHEAKKALAGQLPAVGRSMCVEISLKTSEGDSMELEIWCLEMNEKCDKEIKVSYTVYNRLSLLLKSLLAITRVTPAYRLSRKQGHEYVILYRIYFGEVQLSGLGEGFQTVRVGTVGTPLGTITLSCAYRINLAFMSTRQFERTPPIMGIIIDHFVDRPYPSSSPMHPCNYRTAGEENAYPSVEDSQEACTTSFSTSPPSQCVFTVTKAHFQTPPPVVTDTLKGPLMGLTFSHQPTALGVGSADLAYPVVFAGGLSAAHPHQLMVPGKDGGVPLIPSQPVHGTQADHERMATCTPLDGGHYSAVTPASSEDTETVSNSSEGKSGSPHDLWETIFVRKVGAFVNKPINQVTMASLDIPFAMFAPKNIEPEDNDPMVNPPDSPEIESPLQGSLHSVGSSGSSNGNIHDDFVMVDFKPAFSKDDILPIDLGTFYREFQNPPQLSSLSIDIGAQSMAEDLDSLPDKLAVHEKNVKEFDAFVETLQ, from the exons ATGGACACTGATCTCAGCTCCCAGGACAGGAAGGACCTGGACAAGTTCATCAAATTTTTTGCCCTGAAG ACTGTACAAGTGATTGTCCAGGCCCGACTTGGTGAAAAAATCTGTACTCGATCATCATCCTCGCCAACAGGCTCTGACTGG TTCAACTTGGCAATCAAAGATATCCCAGAAGTTACCCATGAAGCAAAAAAAGCCTTGGCAGGACAGCTGCCTGCTGTTGGGCGATCAATGTGTGTGGAAATCtctctcaaaacctctgag GGGGATTCCATGGAGTTGGAAATTTGGTGTTTGGAAATGAATGAAAA GTGTGATAAAGAAATCAAAGTTTCCTACACTGTGTACAACAGACTGTCTCTATTACTGAAGTCTTTACTTGCTATAACAAGGGTGACTCCTGCCTACAGACTCTCTAGGAAACAAGGTCATGAATATGTAATATTGTACAG gaTATACTTCGGAGAAGTTCAGCTGAGTGGCTTGGGAGAAG gATTTCAGACCGTCCGTGTTGGGACAGTGGGTACTCCATTAGGCACCATCACTTTGTCCTGTGCCTACAGAATCAACCTAGCTTTCATGTCTACCAG gcagtttgAGAGGACCCCACCTATCATGGGGATTATCATTGATCACTTTGTGGACCGTCCCTACCCCAGCTCCTCACCCATGCATCCCTGCAATTACAG AACAGCTGGTGAGGAAAATGCATACCCATCAGTGGAAGATTCTCAAGAAGCCTGcaccacctctttttctactTCTCCACCATCACAG TGTGTATTTACTGTCACTAAAGCACATTTTCAGACCCCTCCTCCTGTCGTGACGGATACATTGAAGGGCCCTTTGATGGGGCTGACCTTTTCACATCAA CCTACAGCCCTGGGAGTTGGATCAGCTGACCTGGCCTACCCAGTAGTCTTTGCTGGCGGCTTGAGTGCTGCACATCCTCACCAG TTGATGGTTCCAGGGAAGGATGGAGGAGTGCCCTTGATTCCTAGCCAACCAGTTCATGGCACTCAGGCTGATCATGAGAGAATGGCCACATGCACCCCTTTGGATGGGGGTCACTACTCTGCAGTTACTCCAGCTAGCAG tGAGGACACAGAAACTGTATCTAACAGCAGTGAAGGAAAGAGTGGGTCCCCACATGATCTCTGGGAGACAATATTTGTGCGGAAGGTGGGAGCCTTTGTCAATAAACCTATCAACCAG GTGACCATGGCCAGTTTAGACATTCCTTTTGCTATGTTTGCTCCCAAGAACATTGAGCCAGAAGATAATGACCCCATG GTGAATCCTCCTGACTCTCCAGAAATAGAGTCTCCCCTCCAGGGCAGCCTACACTCTGTGGGctccagtggcagcagcaatggGAACATCCATGACGATTTTGTTATGGTTGATTTT AAACCAGCATTTTCTAAGGATGACATTCTCCCAATAGACCTTGGAACATTCTACCGTGAATTTCAGAATCCTCCTCAGCTCAGCAGCCTCTCCATTGACATTGGGGCTCAGTCCATGGCAGAAGATCTG GATTCTCTACCAGATAAACTGGCTGTCCATGAGAAAAATGTCAAAGAATTTGATGCCTTTGTAGAGACCTTACAGTAA
- the ATG13 gene encoding autophagy-related protein 13 isoform X9, giving the protein MDTDLSSQDRKDLDKFIKFFALKTVQVIVQARLGEKICTRSSSSPTGSDWFNLAIKDIPEVTHEAKKALAGQLPAVGRSMCVEISLKTSEGDSMELEIWCLEMNEKCDKEIKVSYTVYNRLSLLLKSLLAITRVTPAYRLSRKQGHEYVILYRIYFGEVQLSGLGEGFQTVRVGTVGTPLGTITLSCAYRINLAFMSTRTAGEENAYPSVEDSQEACTTSFSTSPPSQPTALGVGSADLAYPVVFAGGLSAAHPHQLMVPGKDGGVPLIPSQPVHGTQADHERMATCTPLDGGHYSAVTPASSEDTETVSNSSEGKSGSPHDLWETIFVRKVGAFVNKPINQVTMASLDIPFAMFAPKNIEPEDNDPMVNPPDSPEIESPLQGSLHSVGSSGSSNGNIHDDFVMVDFKPAFSKDDILPIDLGTFYREFQNPPQLSSLSIDIGAQSMAEDLDSLPDKLAVHEKNVKEFDAFVETLQ; this is encoded by the exons ATGGACACTGATCTCAGCTCCCAGGACAGGAAGGACCTGGACAAGTTCATCAAATTTTTTGCCCTGAAG ACTGTACAAGTGATTGTCCAGGCCCGACTTGGTGAAAAAATCTGTACTCGATCATCATCCTCGCCAACAGGCTCTGACTGG TTCAACTTGGCAATCAAAGATATCCCAGAAGTTACCCATGAAGCAAAAAAAGCCTTGGCAGGACAGCTGCCTGCTGTTGGGCGATCAATGTGTGTGGAAATCtctctcaaaacctctgag GGGGATTCCATGGAGTTGGAAATTTGGTGTTTGGAAATGAATGAAAA GTGTGATAAAGAAATCAAAGTTTCCTACACTGTGTACAACAGACTGTCTCTATTACTGAAGTCTTTACTTGCTATAACAAGGGTGACTCCTGCCTACAGACTCTCTAGGAAACAAGGTCATGAATATGTAATATTGTACAG gaTATACTTCGGAGAAGTTCAGCTGAGTGGCTTGGGAGAAG gATTTCAGACCGTCCGTGTTGGGACAGTGGGTACTCCATTAGGCACCATCACTTTGTCCTGTGCCTACAGAATCAACCTAGCTTTCATGTCTACCAG AACAGCTGGTGAGGAAAATGCATACCCATCAGTGGAAGATTCTCAAGAAGCCTGcaccacctctttttctactTCTCCACCATCACAG CCTACAGCCCTGGGAGTTGGATCAGCTGACCTGGCCTACCCAGTAGTCTTTGCTGGCGGCTTGAGTGCTGCACATCCTCACCAG TTGATGGTTCCAGGGAAGGATGGAGGAGTGCCCTTGATTCCTAGCCAACCAGTTCATGGCACTCAGGCTGATCATGAGAGAATGGCCACATGCACCCCTTTGGATGGGGGTCACTACTCTGCAGTTACTCCAGCTAGCAG tGAGGACACAGAAACTGTATCTAACAGCAGTGAAGGAAAGAGTGGGTCCCCACATGATCTCTGGGAGACAATATTTGTGCGGAAGGTGGGAGCCTTTGTCAATAAACCTATCAACCAG GTGACCATGGCCAGTTTAGACATTCCTTTTGCTATGTTTGCTCCCAAGAACATTGAGCCAGAAGATAATGACCCCATG GTGAATCCTCCTGACTCTCCAGAAATAGAGTCTCCCCTCCAGGGCAGCCTACACTCTGTGGGctccagtggcagcagcaatggGAACATCCATGACGATTTTGTTATGGTTGATTTT AAACCAGCATTTTCTAAGGATGACATTCTCCCAATAGACCTTGGAACATTCTACCGTGAATTTCAGAATCCTCCTCAGCTCAGCAGCCTCTCCATTGACATTGGGGCTCAGTCCATGGCAGAAGATCTG GATTCTCTACCAGATAAACTGGCTGTCCATGAGAAAAATGTCAAAGAATTTGATGCCTTTGTAGAGACCTTACAGTAA
- the ATG13 gene encoding autophagy-related protein 13 isoform X3, whose translation MDTDLSSQDRKDLDKFIKFFALKTVQVIVQARLGEKICTRSSSSPTGSDWFNLAIKDIPEVTHEAKKALAGQLPAVGRSMCVEISLKTSEGDSMELEIWCLEMNEKCDKEIKVSYTVYNRLSLLLKSLLAITRVTPAYRLSRKQGHEYVILYRIYFGEVQLSGLGEGFQTVRVGTVGTPLGTITLSCAYRINLAFMSTRQFERTPPIMGIIIDHFVDRPYPSSSPMHPCNYRTAGEENAYPSVEDSQEACTTSFSTSPPSQLSSSRLSYQPTALGVGSADLAYPVVFAGGLSAAHPHQLMVPGKDGGVPLIPSQPVHGTQADHERMATCTPLDGGHYSAVTPASSEDTETVSNSSEGKSGSPHDLWETIFVRKVGAFVNKPINQVTMASLDIPFAMFAPKNIEPEDNDPMVNPPDSPEIESPLQGSLHSVGSSGSSNGNIHDDFVMVDFKPAFSKDDILPIDLGTFYREFQNPPQLSSLSIDIGAQSMAEDLDSLPDKLAVHEKNVKEFDAFVETLQ comes from the exons ATGGACACTGATCTCAGCTCCCAGGACAGGAAGGACCTGGACAAGTTCATCAAATTTTTTGCCCTGAAG ACTGTACAAGTGATTGTCCAGGCCCGACTTGGTGAAAAAATCTGTACTCGATCATCATCCTCGCCAACAGGCTCTGACTGG TTCAACTTGGCAATCAAAGATATCCCAGAAGTTACCCATGAAGCAAAAAAAGCCTTGGCAGGACAGCTGCCTGCTGTTGGGCGATCAATGTGTGTGGAAATCtctctcaaaacctctgag GGGGATTCCATGGAGTTGGAAATTTGGTGTTTGGAAATGAATGAAAA GTGTGATAAAGAAATCAAAGTTTCCTACACTGTGTACAACAGACTGTCTCTATTACTGAAGTCTTTACTTGCTATAACAAGGGTGACTCCTGCCTACAGACTCTCTAGGAAACAAGGTCATGAATATGTAATATTGTACAG gaTATACTTCGGAGAAGTTCAGCTGAGTGGCTTGGGAGAAG gATTTCAGACCGTCCGTGTTGGGACAGTGGGTACTCCATTAGGCACCATCACTTTGTCCTGTGCCTACAGAATCAACCTAGCTTTCATGTCTACCAG gcagtttgAGAGGACCCCACCTATCATGGGGATTATCATTGATCACTTTGTGGACCGTCCCTACCCCAGCTCCTCACCCATGCATCCCTGCAATTACAG AACAGCTGGTGAGGAAAATGCATACCCATCAGTGGAAGATTCTCAAGAAGCCTGcaccacctctttttctactTCTCCACCATCACAG CTCTCCAGCTCTCGTCTTTCTTATCAGCCTACAGCCCTGGGAGTTGGATCAGCTGACCTGGCCTACCCAGTAGTCTTTGCTGGCGGCTTGAGTGCTGCACATCCTCACCAG TTGATGGTTCCAGGGAAGGATGGAGGAGTGCCCTTGATTCCTAGCCAACCAGTTCATGGCACTCAGGCTGATCATGAGAGAATGGCCACATGCACCCCTTTGGATGGGGGTCACTACTCTGCAGTTACTCCAGCTAGCAG tGAGGACACAGAAACTGTATCTAACAGCAGTGAAGGAAAGAGTGGGTCCCCACATGATCTCTGGGAGACAATATTTGTGCGGAAGGTGGGAGCCTTTGTCAATAAACCTATCAACCAG GTGACCATGGCCAGTTTAGACATTCCTTTTGCTATGTTTGCTCCCAAGAACATTGAGCCAGAAGATAATGACCCCATG GTGAATCCTCCTGACTCTCCAGAAATAGAGTCTCCCCTCCAGGGCAGCCTACACTCTGTGGGctccagtggcagcagcaatggGAACATCCATGACGATTTTGTTATGGTTGATTTT AAACCAGCATTTTCTAAGGATGACATTCTCCCAATAGACCTTGGAACATTCTACCGTGAATTTCAGAATCCTCCTCAGCTCAGCAGCCTCTCCATTGACATTGGGGCTCAGTCCATGGCAGAAGATCTG GATTCTCTACCAGATAAACTGGCTGTCCATGAGAAAAATGTCAAAGAATTTGATGCCTTTGTAGAGACCTTACAGTAA
- the ATG13 gene encoding autophagy-related protein 13 isoform X10: protein MDTDLSSQDRKDLDKFIKFFALKTVQVIVQARLGEKICTRSSSSPTGSDWFNLAIKDIPEVTHEAKKALAGQLPAVGRSMCVEISLKTSEGDSMELEIWCLEMNEKCDKEIKVSYTVYNRLSLLLKSLLAITRVTPAYRLSRKQGHEYVILYRIYFGEVQLSGLGEGFQTVRVGTVGTPLGTITLSCAYRINLAFMSTRTAGEENAYPSVEDSQEACTTSFSTSPPSQLMVPGKDGGVPLIPSQPVHGTQADHERMATCTPLDGGHYSAVTPASSEDTETVSNSSEGKSGSPHDLWETIFVRKVGAFVNKPINQVTMASLDIPFAMFAPKNIEPEDNDPMVNPPDSPEIESPLQGSLHSVGSSGSSNGNIHDDFVMVDFKPAFSKDDILPIDLGTFYREFQNPPQLSSLSIDIGAQSMAEDLDSLPDKLAVHEKNVKEFDAFVETLQ, encoded by the exons ATGGACACTGATCTCAGCTCCCAGGACAGGAAGGACCTGGACAAGTTCATCAAATTTTTTGCCCTGAAG ACTGTACAAGTGATTGTCCAGGCCCGACTTGGTGAAAAAATCTGTACTCGATCATCATCCTCGCCAACAGGCTCTGACTGG TTCAACTTGGCAATCAAAGATATCCCAGAAGTTACCCATGAAGCAAAAAAAGCCTTGGCAGGACAGCTGCCTGCTGTTGGGCGATCAATGTGTGTGGAAATCtctctcaaaacctctgag GGGGATTCCATGGAGTTGGAAATTTGGTGTTTGGAAATGAATGAAAA GTGTGATAAAGAAATCAAAGTTTCCTACACTGTGTACAACAGACTGTCTCTATTACTGAAGTCTTTACTTGCTATAACAAGGGTGACTCCTGCCTACAGACTCTCTAGGAAACAAGGTCATGAATATGTAATATTGTACAG gaTATACTTCGGAGAAGTTCAGCTGAGTGGCTTGGGAGAAG gATTTCAGACCGTCCGTGTTGGGACAGTGGGTACTCCATTAGGCACCATCACTTTGTCCTGTGCCTACAGAATCAACCTAGCTTTCATGTCTACCAG AACAGCTGGTGAGGAAAATGCATACCCATCAGTGGAAGATTCTCAAGAAGCCTGcaccacctctttttctactTCTCCACCATCACAG TTGATGGTTCCAGGGAAGGATGGAGGAGTGCCCTTGATTCCTAGCCAACCAGTTCATGGCACTCAGGCTGATCATGAGAGAATGGCCACATGCACCCCTTTGGATGGGGGTCACTACTCTGCAGTTACTCCAGCTAGCAG tGAGGACACAGAAACTGTATCTAACAGCAGTGAAGGAAAGAGTGGGTCCCCACATGATCTCTGGGAGACAATATTTGTGCGGAAGGTGGGAGCCTTTGTCAATAAACCTATCAACCAG GTGACCATGGCCAGTTTAGACATTCCTTTTGCTATGTTTGCTCCCAAGAACATTGAGCCAGAAGATAATGACCCCATG GTGAATCCTCCTGACTCTCCAGAAATAGAGTCTCCCCTCCAGGGCAGCCTACACTCTGTGGGctccagtggcagcagcaatggGAACATCCATGACGATTTTGTTATGGTTGATTTT AAACCAGCATTTTCTAAGGATGACATTCTCCCAATAGACCTTGGAACATTCTACCGTGAATTTCAGAATCCTCCTCAGCTCAGCAGCCTCTCCATTGACATTGGGGCTCAGTCCATGGCAGAAGATCTG GATTCTCTACCAGATAAACTGGCTGTCCATGAGAAAAATGTCAAAGAATTTGATGCCTTTGTAGAGACCTTACAGTAA